GATCGGGGTCAGCCGCGCAAGAACTGCTGAAGCATCGGCGCCGTTTATCTGCACAATCGCCCATGCGTCTGAGTGATCGACGCAAGCAGCCCCTCCCAATTCAGGGCACTCCGTCCCGATCAAAAGCGCTTGTTCCTTGCCGCACCACACGGCACGAGGGGTCGTTCCAACGCTGCGATTTGGTGCAGGAAAACCCACACCGATGGCAGCTTTTAATGCCGCAGACACCGCCTTTTGCTGCCCCTTATGGGGCGCAATGAGGGTTACTGGTCCGGCATCGACTTCCGTCAGTGAAACAGTGCCAATCGTCTTTGGCAGTAGTCCAGAACAGGCTGTTTGAGCGATCAATTTAACCACGGGCGAGCCCCCCTTCAGGATCAAAGAAGACAGGATGGCAAACTTCGCATAGCACGTGGTTGTTGCGCACGTGATCGATCAGCATAACGCGTTCCCCGTAGCGGTTTGGTCCATTTTTCAAAAAGCCCATGCCGATGTCGTGCCCCATGGTCGGTGAATGACAGACCGAACTTACATACCCTTGATCGTTCTCGCTCACGGCATCTGCGCCTTCGACGAACAAATGCGCACCCGCGGTCAATTTCCCATCGTTTTCAACGGGTTTCAGCCCAACAAGTTGTTCCCTCTCTGGGTCAAGCAACCCTATGCGGCGCGACATGGCATTACCAATGCAGTCTTTCTTCTGGCTCACCATACGGTCAAACCCAATATCATATGCAGTCACTCGGCCATGGATTTCTGCGTGCGTGATGAAGCCTTTTTCGATGCGCAATACATTCAATGCTTCCATTCCGTATAGCCCTCCTCCCATCGCCTCTGCTTGCGCTGTAAGTAGCCCAAACAGCGACGCACCAAAGCGCGCAGGTACGGCGATTTCATAAGCGTGCTCGCCCGAGAACGAGATGCGGAACAGACGCCCCTTCACCCCCGCAACGCTGACATCACCGCAGGCCATAAACGGCCAGCTTTCGTTGTCGATTTCCACATCCAGGATCGAATTTAGCAGCGCTCGTGATTTCGGTCCAGCAACTGCGAATTGCGCCCATTGTTCCGTAACAGAGGCAAAGCGCACATCAAGATCAGGACGCAACGCTTGGCTGACCCAATCAAGGTGTTTCATCACCTGCCCGGCAGCGGCCGTCGTCGTTGTCATCACATAATGATCAGGCCCCAGCCGCGCCGTGGTACCATCGTCCATGACATGCCCATCTTCGCGCAACATTAAGCCATAGCGCACACGGTTTTCTTTCAGGCTCGAGAACGTGTTGCAGTACACGAAATCAAGGAATTCAGCGGCGTCCGCCCCCTGAATGTCGATCTTGCCCAAGGTTGAGACATCGCAAACACCAACATGGCTACGCACCATGTTCACTTCACGATCACAGGCCTCGCGCCAAGTGGTTTCATTGGGTTTGGAAAAGTAACTGGCACGATACCAAAGGCCAACTTCGATCATCGGCGCATTGCGATCGACGCTCGCGGTGTGGGATGTCAGGTGGCGTTTCGGGGCGAAGCCGTGGCCTTGCGATCCAGCGCCCATCGCTGCGATTGAGACTGGCACATAGGGCGGGCGGAAGGTGGTCGTGCCCGTCTCAGGAATACCTCGCCCCGTCGCATCAGCCAGCACCGCCAGTGCGGCCACGTTGGAGTTTTTACCCTGATCCGTGGCCATACCCTGCGTCGTGTAGCGTTTCATATGCTCAACGCTGCGGAAGTTTTCCTGCGCTGCCAAACGCACGTCTTTCACATGCACATCGTTCTGAAAATCAAGCCATTTTCGACCCTTACCTTCCACCTGCCAAAGTGCTTCGATGTTGTAGGCATCGTCTTCGGCGGATGGGGTGCCAATTTGGGGGGGCTTCAGATCAAGCGATTTAACCGTCGCTTTCGCGACCGCGATCCCATCTTTTAGGCAGTCCAGCGTTGAGAACTTCCCACGCGCAGCGCCCGCGACAGCCATGTCTGGAATAGACCCATCTGTCGGCACGAAACTTAGGATATCATCGGACCATGTTGGCCGCCCATTCATATGACAGGTTAGATGCACCGACGGGTTCCAACCACCTGACATCGCAAGGCAATCTGTTTCAATCTCATGGGTGCCATGTGCGTCTTGAACGGTGATGCTTTGCAAACCATGCCGCCCTTTAGTGGCAATAACCTGCGCGCCTGTGTACAGCTGGTAGTCCCCGTGTGATTGCGCGTCTTCACGGCTGTCGATGACACCTGCAACGTTCACACCTGCATCCATCAAATCCACTGCAGTGCGATGCGCATCGTCATTGTTGGCAAAGATCGTGACAGCTTTGCCAGCGGCGACGCCCCAACGGTTCAGATAGGCCCGCACAGCGGAGGCAAGCATGATGCCAGGGCGGTCATTGTTGGGAAACGCGACGGGGCGCTCAAGCGCACCCGCACACAGGATCGAACGTTTCGCCGTAATGCGCCAAAAGCATTCGCGCGGCGCGCTAAGTGGTGCGTTTTGCTCGCTCACCTGCTCAAGCGCGCCAAACGTGCCTTGGTCATATGCGCCTGTCACCGTCGTGCACGTCATTAGGCGAACGTTGTCCATCTGCGCAAGTTCCGCCAATTGGGTCTTTACCCAATCGGGTCCCGATTGGCCGTCAATTTCACCTGTTTCAGCTAACAAACGCCCACCCATTTGGGTGTCTTCATCTGCCAAAATAACGTCCGCGCCAGCCTTTGCCGCAGTAACTGCCGCTATGATGCCCGAGGGCCCAGCGCCGATGATCAGGACGTCACAATGGGCGAATGCTTTCTCGTATGTTTCCTCAACCGCGTCCCCTGACAGCGCCCCAAGACCCGCAGCACGACGAATAATCGGTTCGTACAGCTTTTCCCAGAACGCCTTGGGCCACATGAAGGTTTTATAATAAAATCCAGCACTTAAGAATGGCGAAGCCAGATCATTCACCGCCATCGCATCGTGTTTCAGCGACGGCCAAGCGTTCTGACTGTGCGCTGCAAGCCCATCATATAATGATTGCGTTGTCGCACGAATGTTAGGGTCACGCCGCGCACCCTGCCCGATCGTCACCAGCGCGTTTGGCTCCTCTGAGCCAGCCGTCAGCACACCGCGTGGGCGGTGATATTTGAACGAGCGCCCCACAAGGCGCACACCATTGGCCAACAACGCGGAGGCAAGCGTATCACCTTCGCGACCCTCGTAAGATTCACCGTCAAACGTGAACGTCAGTGCCGCGCCGTCTTGGTGCAACCCCTTACCTGCGATCCTCATGTCGACTTCTCCGCCAGAACCGCGCCAGAAACTTCATGTGTCACCGTATTGCGCGTTACAACGATCCACGCTCCACATCCTGCCTCATGGTGCCACAAGTCGCGGGTCTCACCCGCTGGGTTTTCGCGAAAGTGGAGGTAATCGTTCCAAGCTTGCGCATCCGCATCACGCGCCGGACGATCCAACATCCCAACGTGACCTTGGTAATAGAACTCGCGGCGATCACGTTCACCACAGATGGGGCATGGTAGGCGCATCTCTTAATACATCCCTTCACAAGATCCGGCAGAGGCCGCATTTAGGCGGTAAACTGTGGGTTGACCCGTCCCTTCGCTAAGGGATGAGGACGGCAAATGATCTTGTTCCCAATCCCCCAGTAACGCAGAGCCCTGAAACGTGATCCCGTCACTAGACTGGCGCGAAATGTCGATGCCTCCTGCATCGCCGTCGCTGTGGCACCTCATGCTCAAACAACCGAGGCCTACGGACAGCGTGTGCCCACCTACATTATCAGCACGACCCTGCCCTTGATCAGCCATAGTCACATCCAACACCGCCGTAACCGAAGCGGCATATTCAGGCGTATGAACCAGCAACAAGCGCATGGCTGCGACACCCTGATTGGGATTGCTCGCCAAGTGATCAGCCGAATAGATACGCGTGAAACACCCGACCTCGGGGATTGTGTTCGCCAGCGCAACACTGCTCGACAGACTGACCAACGCGGCAAGAGCTAATTTGCGTTTCATTCGAATACCTTAATGTAAATTGTGTTGAGAGCCGGTGCCCTCCTCATCCATCAAACCCGCACCGGTGCGGAACCGATCAAGACGATAACGGGCAGCGGGGGCGTGGTGTTCACCTTTGGCGATCAAGTGGGCGTAGCTAAATCCAGACCCAGGGACGGCTTTGAAACCACCATAACACCAGCCGCAATTGAGGAAGAGACCCTCAGTCTGGGTTTTGTCAATGATAGGCGAGCCATCAGGCGACATATCCATAATGCCCCCCCAACTGCGCAAGACACGCGCCTTGCCGATGGACGGCATCAGCGTCATCGCGGCATCCATAACGTGTTCTTTCATGGGAAGATTTCCACGCGCCGCGTAGGACGCATAGAAATCAAGATCGCCCCCAAACACCAAACCGCCCTTGTCGGACTGACTGATGTAGAAGTGCCCCATGCCAAAGCTGATCACACCCGGCATAATCGGCTTGAGGCCCTCAGACACAAAGGCCTGCAAAACATGGCTTTCAATCGGCAGGCGCATGCCCGCCATTTGTGCGACTTGGCTTGAGCGCCCCGCCACAACGATTGCCACCTTCTTGGCGCGGATCGCACCGCGGTTGGTTTGCACACCGCGCACAACGCCGCCTTCAACATCAATGCCCGTGACTTCGCAATTCTGGATCAAGTCGACACCGCGTTGGTCCGCCCCGCGTGCGTAGCCCCATGCAACTGCGTCATGACGTGCCGTGCCGCCGCGACGATGCATTAGGCCGCCATAAATCGGGAACCGGACGTTGTCGAAATCAATCATCGGTGCTTCGGCGCGGACCTGTTCCGGCGTCAAAAGTTCTGCGTCATCCCCTTGATTGACCATGGAATTACCGCGTCGTGCAAAATAATCGCGTTGCCCGTCGGAATGGCACAGCATCATCACACCGCGTTGTGACATCATGGTGTTATAGTTAAGGTCTTGCTCCATCCCTTCCCACAGTTTGAGGGAATGGGAATAGAATTCCGAGTTACCCGGTAGCATATAGTTGGCGCGCACAATTGTTGTATTGCGCCCAACATTGCCGCCGCCAAGGTATCCCTTTTCAAGGACCGCGACATTGGTGATGCCGTGTTCTTTGGCCAAGTAGTACGCCGTTGACAGTCCGTGACCACCGCCGCCGATGATAATCACGTCATATTCAGGCTTGGGATCGGGGTTGCGCCAAACGGGTTTCCAGCCTTTTTGGCCGAACAAACCTTCTTTGATTACTTTAAAGCCTGAATAGCCCATTGCGCCCTCTTGACTGATCCCGTCAAGACAACCCTACGGAAGCCCGTCTTGCATGCAACGCACATTTCGACATTTACCGGATCACCAGCGACCTCGGCGAGCAAAAGCCCACCGAGGGAGGTGCGTTATAGCCCCTTGGCTTTATAGCTTGCAGCGACCTTTTCGATCGAAACGAGGTAAGCAGACGTGCGCAGGTCATGCACATCTTCGCGTGCATGCCAAACCTCACGCATGGACTGGTAGGCCGTGCGCATAGTGTCATCGAGGCCAGATCGCACCAGTTCAAGCTCTCCCGCGCCGCGAAGATACTTGGATTTGAAATTCGGTGTCATCGACCATTGGTCTCCCAAATGTTCAGACAAACGCTGCAGTTCACCGACGATCAACTCATGGCGTGCCTCTTCTTGGCGTCGTTGCATGCGGCCAAAGCGGATGTGGCTCAGGTTTTTGACCCACTCGAAATACGAAACGGTAACACCACCCGCGTTGG
This Octadecabacter temperatus DNA region includes the following protein-coding sequences:
- a CDS encoding sarcosine oxidase subunit gamma; the protein is MVKLIAQTACSGLLPKTIGTVSLTEVDAGPVTLIAPHKGQQKAVSAALKAAIGVGFPAPNRSVGTTPRAVWCGKEQALLIGTECPELGGAACVDHSDAWAIVQINGADASAVLARLTPIDLRATEFKRGHTARTLVGHMTGGITRLGAQSFEVMVMRSMAGTLVHDLTQAAENIAARAELGG
- a CDS encoding sarcosine oxidase subunit alpha family protein — protein: MRIAGKGLHQDGAALTFTFDGESYEGREGDTLASALLANGVRLVGRSFKYHRPRGVLTAGSEEPNALVTIGQGARRDPNIRATTQSLYDGLAAHSQNAWPSLKHDAMAVNDLASPFLSAGFYYKTFMWPKAFWEKLYEPIIRRAAGLGALSGDAVEETYEKAFAHCDVLIIGAGPSGIIAAVTAAKAGADVILADEDTQMGGRLLAETGEIDGQSGPDWVKTQLAELAQMDNVRLMTCTTVTGAYDQGTFGALEQVSEQNAPLSAPRECFWRITAKRSILCAGALERPVAFPNNDRPGIMLASAVRAYLNRWGVAAGKAVTIFANNDDAHRTAVDLMDAGVNVAGVIDSREDAQSHGDYQLYTGAQVIATKGRHGLQSITVQDAHGTHEIETDCLAMSGGWNPSVHLTCHMNGRPTWSDDILSFVPTDGSIPDMAVAGAARGKFSTLDCLKDGIAVAKATVKSLDLKPPQIGTPSAEDDAYNIEALWQVEGKGRKWLDFQNDVHVKDVRLAAQENFRSVEHMKRYTTQGMATDQGKNSNVAALAVLADATGRGIPETGTTTFRPPYVPVSIAAMGAGSQGHGFAPKRHLTSHTASVDRNAPMIEVGLWYRASYFSKPNETTWREACDREVNMVRSHVGVCDVSTLGKIDIQGADAAEFLDFVYCNTFSSLKENRVRYGLMLREDGHVMDDGTTARLGPDHYVMTTTTAAAGQVMKHLDWVSQALRPDLDVRFASVTEQWAQFAVAGPKSRALLNSILDVEIDNESWPFMACGDVSVAGVKGRLFRISFSGEHAYEIAVPARFGASLFGLLTAQAEAMGGGLYGMEALNVLRIEKGFITHAEIHGRVTAYDIGFDRMVSQKKDCIGNAMSRRIGLLDPEREQLVGLKPVENDGKLTAGAHLFVEGADAVSENDQGYVSSVCHSPTMGHDIGMGFLKNGPNRYGERVMLIDHVRNNHVLCEVCHPVFFDPEGGLARG
- a CDS encoding sarcosine oxidase subunit delta, translated to MRLPCPICGERDRREFYYQGHVGMLDRPARDADAQAWNDYLHFRENPAGETRDLWHHEAGCGAWIVVTRNTVTHEVSGAVLAEKST
- a CDS encoding sarcosine oxidase subunit beta family protein, whose amino-acid sequence is MGYSGFKVIKEGLFGQKGWKPVWRNPDPKPEYDVIIIGGGGHGLSTAYYLAKEHGITNVAVLEKGYLGGGNVGRNTTIVRANYMLPGNSEFYSHSLKLWEGMEQDLNYNTMMSQRGVMMLCHSDGQRDYFARRGNSMVNQGDDAELLTPEQVRAEAPMIDFDNVRFPIYGGLMHRRGGTARHDAVAWGYARGADQRGVDLIQNCEVTGIDVEGGVVRGVQTNRGAIRAKKVAIVVAGRSSQVAQMAGMRLPIESHVLQAFVSEGLKPIMPGVISFGMGHFYISQSDKGGLVFGGDLDFYASYAARGNLPMKEHVMDAAMTLMPSIGKARVLRSWGGIMDMSPDGSPIIDKTQTEGLFLNCGWCYGGFKAVPGSGFSYAHLIAKGEHHAPAARYRLDRFRTGAGLMDEEGTGSQHNLH